A window of the Equus przewalskii isolate Varuska chromosome 10, EquPr2, whole genome shotgun sequence genome harbors these coding sequences:
- the LOC103566594 gene encoding olfactory receptor 3A2: protein MDLHLPSWDISLQGLMDPESGNNKTAVAEFILLGLVQSEKLQSVVFVLFLFVYLVTDGGNLSILTATLVEPKLHTPMYFFLGNLSVLDVGCITVTVPSMLGRLLSHKRTVSYGACLTQLFFFHLLAGMDCFLLTAMAYDRFLAICRPLTYSTRMNQAVQWILVAVSWACAFINALTHTIALTTLKFCGPNEVNHFYCDLPQLFQLSCSSTQLNELLLFAACFIMAGVAMVLIITSYIHVAAVVLQIHSVEGRKKAFSTCGSHLTVVCLFYGTGIFNYMRLGSVEASDKDKGVGVFNTVINPMLNPLIYSLRNPDVQGALWRVLVGRESLT from the coding sequence atggaCTTACACCTCCCCTCCTGGGACATTTCCTTACAGGGACTCATGGATCCAGAATCTGGGAACAACAAGACAGCTGTTGCTGAGTTCATTCTATTGGGCTTGGTACAAAGTGAAAAGCTGCAGTCTGTGGTCTTTGTGCTCTTCCTTTTTGTCTACCTGGTCACAGATGGGGGCAACCTCAGTATTCTGACAGCCACCTTGGTGGAACCCAaactccacacccccatgtacttcttcctggggAATCTATCAGTGCTGGATGTTGGGTGCATCACCGTCACTGTTCCCTCAATGTTGGGTCGTCTCTTGTCCCACAAGCGTACAGTTTCCTATGGAGCCTGCCTCACACAGCTCTTCTTCTTCCACCTCCTGGCTGGAATGGACTGCTTCCTGTTGACAGCCATGGCCTATGACCGATTCCTGGCCATCTGCCGGCCCCTCACCTATAGCACCCGCATGAACCAGGCAGTCCAGTGGATATTGGTGGCTGTGTCCTGGGCCTGTGCCTTCATCAATGCACTGACCCACACTATTGCCCTAACTACTCTCAAATTCTGTGGTCCTAATGAGGTCAATCACTTCTATTGTGACCTCCCACAGCTCTTCCAGCTCTCCTGCTCCAGCACTCAACTCAATGAGCTGCTGCTCTTTGCCGCATGTTTCATAATGGCGGGTGTAGCTATGGTTCTCATCATCACCTCCTACATCCACGTGGCAGCTGTAGTTCTTCAGATCCATTCAGTGGAGGGTAGGAAGAAGGCCTTCTCCACGTGTGGCTCCCACCTCACTGTGGTTTGCCTCTTTTACGGGACAGGTATCTTCAACTACATGCGTTTGGGTTCAGTAGAAGCTTCAGACAAGGATAAAGGGGTTGGTGTTTTCAATACAGTTATCAATCCCATGCTGAACCCATTAATCTATAGCCTTAGAAACCCTGATGTTCAGGGTGCCTTGTGGCGGGTACTTGTGGGGAGGGAGTCACTGACCTGA